The following nucleotide sequence is from uncultured Campylobacter sp..
GTTACGGCAGGCTAGCGCCTGTATTTTTATCGGTTTGACTTTCGCGGAGGGGTACGGCTCGTCCTTAAAATAGAAGCTTCGAAATTTTAAAATTTTATCGCTTACGCTGCGCGAGCGAGAGGACTTAATGGGCGCTAGCAACGATAAAATTTTAACGTCCGCGGCGGGGATTTTGCGGCGGCGGAATTTTAAAATTTCAAAGCGGGCGGCGGGGTCGGAATTTTAAAATTCGCTCTAAATTTTAAGCATAAAAATCAAAATTTATCGTTACAATTACGTAAAATTTTTAAGGAGCAAAAATGAAAAAAATAGTTCTTTTAAGCGCCGCCGCGGCGCTTGCCGTAAATTTAAGCGCGCAGGAAAACAGCCTTGAGATCTACGCGAACTCCGCCTTCTTGTACCAAAACTTCGGCGCGCAAAAATCAAACTTCAGCGTGAACGTCCCGGAGTACTTGGATATCCGCAGCATCGAGATCGCGGGCTCTTGCGAAGTGCGCGAATTGTCTTTGGAGGGGATTGAGCCCGTGAAAAACGCGGAATTCGCCAAAAAAGAAGCGGACGAAAAGAGCTTGCGCGAGCTAAGCGACCGCCTGGTCGCGCTTAAGGCGCAGCAGCACTTTTTAAGCGATTTTGCGAGCTTAAAAGATAGAAGCCTAGCGAGCCTAAAGACGGATTCGCAAAAAATTTACGACGAAGTCTTGCTCGTAGCGGGCGAAATTTCAAAGACGGACGAGCAAATCGGAAAGCTCAAAGAGAAAATTTCAAAATACGTGATCAAAAACGAGCGCCGCTTAAACGCGAACTTTGGCTGCGATCCAAGCTTCGTTAAGATCAGCTACCCCGTTGACGTAAGCGCCTACACGCACAACGAGCTCTCAGCAGATCTTGCAAGCGGCAAAATCGAGGTCGCGCAAAAGCTCTCGGTGCAAAATCCGCTAAACGCGGAGCTAGCGAATTTAACGATCGCGCTGTATCCTTACGAATACTCCTCGCAGACCGCGCCGCAGCCGTTTTATCCATGGTACGAGGGCGAACCTGCAAGACCGGCGCCCGCGGCGGCGTATAAAAAGGATGTGATGCTAGAGACGGCGACTATGGATAGGGTCGCGCCCGCGGCGGAGGCTAGATCGTCGTATGCAAGGACGGGCGCAAATATCGAAAACTCGCTCTCAAAGGTGTGGAAAATCAGCGACGTAAGCCTCAAAGCGGGCGAAGCGGGCGAGTTCAGCTTCGATAAACAGAGCCTGGATGCGAAATTTGATCTGCTCATCGACGGCTACGGCAGCGAGGCGGCCTACGTGCGAGCTAAATTTAGCCCCGAAAGAAACATAGAGGAGGGCGAAACGCTAATAAAGCTCGACGGCGTGCAGATCGGGCTCGTGCATCTCGGCTTTGCCGCAAACGCGGAGGCTACGGCGTATCTGGGTAAAAACAGCCTGATCGAAGTCAAAAAAGAGCAGGCGAACAACTTCACGAAAAACTCATTTTTCGGCGGCGAAAGCAAAAATTC
It contains:
- a CDS encoding DUF4139 domain-containing protein; protein product: MKKIVLLSAAAALAVNLSAQENSLEIYANSAFLYQNFGAQKSNFSVNVPEYLDIRSIEIAGSCEVRELSLEGIEPVKNAEFAKKEADEKSLRELSDRLVALKAQQHFLSDFASLKDRSLASLKTDSQKIYDEVLLVAGEISKTDEQIGKLKEKISKYVIKNERRLNANFGCDPSFVKISYPVDVSAYTHNELSADLASGKIEVAQKLSVQNPLNAELANLTIALYPYEYSSQTAPQPFYPWYEGEPARPAPAAAYKKDVMLETATMDRVAPAAEARSSYARTGANIENSLSKVWKISDVSLKAGEAGEFSFDKQSLDAKFDLLIDGYGSEAAYVRAKFSPERNIEEGETLIKLDGVQIGLVHLGFAANAEATAYLGKNSLIEVKKEQANNFTKNSFFGGESKNSMAWEYEIKNGSKRAWNVVLQERAPVSTHEDVKVALKNSPEQSSLGKDGLLSWELELKPGESKKIRFGYELSKPKK